A genomic segment from Microbulbifer elongatus encodes:
- the topA gene encoding type I DNA topoisomerase → MGKSLVIVESPAKAKTINKYLGKDFVVKSSIGHIRDLPTGASAKQAVDPKERARRAAETRKLSPEAKEIYKRKKSREQLIKRMGIDPDHNWEAHYEILPGKEKVVDELRKLAANADHVYLATDLDREGEAIAWHLREAIGGDEQRYRRVVFNEITKSAIQEAFEDPGPLDIDRVNAQQARRFLDRIVGYMVSPLLWEKVARGLSAGRVQSVAVKLVVEREREIRAFIPEEYWTLFADTQTAKSDPLRLEVKKQAGEAFKPTNEEQAMAALKALQSSDFTVSARDDKPTSSKPSAPFITSTLQQAASNRLSFSVKKTMMMAQRLYEAGYITYMRTDSTNLSAEAVSSVREFIGENYGEKYLPENPNRYSSKEGAQEAHEAIRPSDVRVKPNMLSGMERDAERLYTLIWQQFVACQMTPAQFTSTSVVVTAGDYELRTRGRVIRFDGFLKVAPAQSKKDEDLVLPDIKVGEKLNLKKLDPKQHFTKPPARFSEAALVKELEKRGIGRPSTYASIISTIQDRGYVRLENRRFYAEKMGDIVTDRLSESFTNLMDYGFTASLEESLDTVAEGRKGWKDLLNEFYSDFSKRLEVAQDKEGGMRRNTPTDTDIECGKCGRHMQIRTGSTGVFLGCSGYALPPKERCTNTMNLVSGEEAVDAEKDEDAETRQLREKRRCPKCGTAMDNYLVDEHRKLHICGNNPDCNGFEVEKGTFKIKGYDGPVIECDKCGADMQLKSGRFGKYFGCTSETCKNTRKLLKSGQPAPPKMDPVPMPELACEKVEDTYILRDGASGLFLAASQFPKNRETRAPLVKELLPHKDEIDPKYSFLFSAPTEDNEGRDTVVRFSRKTQEQYVQSEEDGKATGWKAFYRDGKWQIDVPAKKAPAKKKAAAKKAPAKKAVAKKAPAKKKAAAKKSPAK, encoded by the coding sequence ATGGGTAAATCACTGGTCATCGTCGAGTCACCGGCGAAGGCAAAAACGATCAACAAGTATCTCGGAAAGGACTTCGTGGTTAAGTCCAGTATTGGTCATATCCGAGATCTTCCTACCGGTGCATCGGCGAAACAGGCCGTGGATCCCAAAGAGCGTGCGCGCCGAGCGGCAGAAACCCGCAAGCTGTCGCCGGAAGCCAAAGAGATCTACAAGCGCAAGAAAAGCCGTGAGCAGCTGATCAAGCGCATGGGCATTGACCCGGATCACAACTGGGAGGCCCACTACGAAATCCTCCCCGGTAAAGAGAAAGTGGTCGATGAGCTGCGCAAGCTCGCCGCGAATGCCGACCATGTCTATCTCGCAACGGACTTGGACCGCGAAGGGGAGGCCATTGCCTGGCACCTGCGGGAAGCCATTGGTGGGGATGAGCAGCGTTACCGGCGGGTGGTGTTTAACGAAATCACCAAGTCTGCCATTCAGGAGGCGTTTGAAGATCCGGGCCCTCTGGATATCGACCGGGTGAACGCGCAACAGGCGCGCCGTTTCCTCGACCGCATTGTGGGCTACATGGTTTCGCCGTTGTTGTGGGAGAAAGTTGCCCGCGGCCTGTCTGCCGGTCGCGTGCAGTCCGTTGCGGTGAAACTGGTGGTGGAGCGCGAGCGTGAGATTCGCGCGTTTATCCCCGAAGAATACTGGACCCTGTTTGCGGATACGCAAACCGCCAAGTCCGATCCCCTGCGTCTGGAAGTGAAAAAGCAGGCCGGTGAAGCCTTCAAGCCCACCAATGAAGAGCAGGCCATGGCGGCGCTGAAGGCGCTGCAGTCCAGCGACTTCACCGTAAGCGCCCGGGACGACAAGCCCACCAGCTCCAAGCCCAGTGCACCATTTATTACCTCCACCCTGCAGCAGGCCGCGAGCAACCGCCTCAGCTTCAGCGTGAAGAAAACCATGATGATGGCCCAGCGACTTTATGAAGCGGGTTACATCACCTATATGCGTACCGACTCCACCAACCTGAGTGCCGAAGCGGTGTCTTCCGTGCGCGAATTTATTGGTGAGAATTACGGCGAAAAGTACCTGCCGGAAAACCCCAACCGCTACAGCAGCAAAGAGGGGGCGCAGGAAGCGCACGAAGCGATTCGACCTTCCGACGTACGGGTGAAACCGAACATGCTGTCCGGTATGGAGCGCGACGCCGAGCGTCTGTACACCCTGATCTGGCAGCAGTTTGTGGCCTGTCAGATGACGCCGGCCCAGTTTACCTCCACCTCGGTGGTGGTCACCGCTGGCGATTACGAGCTGCGCACCCGCGGTCGCGTAATCCGCTTCGACGGCTTCCTGAAAGTCGCACCCGCGCAGAGCAAGAAAGACGAAGATCTGGTGCTGCCGGATATCAAGGTCGGTGAAAAACTGAACCTGAAAAAGCTGGATCCAAAGCAGCATTTTACCAAACCGCCGGCGCGCTTCAGTGAAGCGGCGCTGGTGAAAGAGCTGGAAAAGCGCGGTATCGGCCGCCCTTCTACCTATGCCTCGATCATCTCCACCATTCAGGATCGCGGATACGTACGCCTGGAAAATCGCCGTTTCTACGCGGAAAAAATGGGCGATATCGTCACCGACCGGTTGAGCGAAAGCTTTACCAACCTGATGGATTACGGGTTTACCGCCAGCCTGGAAGAGTCACTGGATACCGTGGCAGAAGGCAGGAAGGGCTGGAAAGACTTGCTGAACGAGTTCTACTCCGACTTCAGCAAGCGCCTGGAAGTGGCCCAGGACAAAGAGGGCGGCATGCGCCGCAATACGCCGACGGATACAGACATCGAGTGCGGCAAGTGCGGTCGCCACATGCAGATTCGCACCGGTTCCACCGGCGTATTCCTCGGATGTTCCGGCTATGCGCTGCCACCCAAGGAGCGTTGTACCAACACCATGAATCTGGTGTCCGGTGAAGAAGCCGTGGATGCCGAGAAAGACGAAGATGCGGAAACCCGTCAGCTGCGTGAAAAGCGCCGTTGCCCCAAGTGTGGCACCGCCATGGACAACTACCTGGTGGACGAACACCGCAAACTGCATATTTGCGGCAACAATCCCGATTGCAATGGTTTCGAGGTTGAGAAGGGTACCTTCAAGATCAAGGGTTACGACGGTCCGGTCATCGAGTGCGACAAGTGCGGTGCCGACATGCAGCTGAAGTCTGGCCGGTTTGGCAAGTACTTCGGTTGTACCAGCGAGACCTGTAAAAACACCCGCAAGCTGCTGAAAAGCGGCCAGCCGGCACCGCCGAAAATGGATCCGGTGCCCATGCCGGAGCTCGCCTGTGAAAAGGTGGAAGACACCTACATCCTGCGCGACGGTGCGTCCGGGCTGTTCCTTGCGGCCAGTCAGTTCCCGAAAAATCGTGAAACCCGCGCGCCCCTGGTCAAGGAGCTGCTGCCCCACAAGGATGAGATTGATCCCAAGTACAGTTTCCTGTTCTCGGCGCCTACCGAAGACAACGAAGGCCGAGATACGGTTGTGCGGTTCAGTCGTAAAACCCAGGAGCAGTACGTTCAGAGTGAAGAGGACGGCAAGGCCACTGGCTGGAAAGCCTTCTATCGCGATGGCAAATGGCAGATAG
- a CDS encoding universal stress protein, whose protein sequence is MSGYKNILVGLDLSVESSQVLARASDIAACSGAQMSLAHIIEPLTFAYGGDIPMDLSEVQEQLQNQAREQLRKASQGLNIPEERQYVVLGQPATEIHRLAEESGCDLIVIGSHGRHGLALLLGSTANGVLHGAGCDVLAVRVHSPSE, encoded by the coding sequence ATGTCAGGCTATAAGAACATACTGGTTGGACTGGACCTATCGGTAGAATCTTCCCAGGTGCTGGCGCGCGCGAGCGACATTGCCGCCTGCTCGGGCGCACAAATGAGCCTTGCGCACATTATCGAACCACTGACCTTTGCCTACGGCGGCGATATTCCCATGGACCTGTCGGAAGTGCAGGAGCAGCTACAGAATCAGGCCAGGGAACAACTGCGCAAAGCCTCACAGGGCCTGAATATTCCTGAGGAGCGGCAATACGTGGTACTCGGGCAACCGGCCACAGAAATTCATCGCCTGGCGGAAGAAAGCGGCTGCGACCTGATCGTGATCGGCAGCCATGGACGCCACGGGCTGGCCCTGCTGCTCGGGTCCACGGCCAACGGTGTACTGCACGGCGCCGGTTGTGATGTGCTGGCGGTGCGGGTCCACTCCCCGAGCGAATAG